The following is a genomic window from Nguyenibacter vanlangensis.
GGCGAGAGCGTGCCGGCCGCATACAGCGCAAGGAGGTCGGTGGCGGTGAGATCGCAGAGATCGGCCGTCATGTCGGTCATCGTGCCATTTCCTTGAGGCAGGCATCCAGTGCGATGCGCAGTGCGGCGACGATGGCGTCGACCCCGTCGCGGTCGATGATCATCGGCGGACAGAAAGCCAGCGCGTCGCCCATGGCGCGGGAGATCACGCCCGCCTGCTGCAGGTGCAGCACGGCACGGCGGCCCAGCGCGCCGGGCGGCCACGCGCCGTCGCCCGCGACGCGCGCGGGCGTCAGTTCCACCGCGGCGATCAGCCCCACGCCCCGGACCTCGTCCACCAGCGGGTGGCCGGCCAGGCCGGCCAGGCGGTCCTGCATCCAGGCGCCGACCTCGGCGGCATGGGCCACCAGGCCGCGTTCCTGGATGATGCGCAGCGTCTCGATCGCCACGGCGGCGGCGACGGGGTGGCCGCCGCCGGTGAAGCCGTGGCCGAACGTGCCGATGGCGTGCGTCTGGTCGGCGATCGGCTCGAACACCCGCTCGTTCAGCAGGATGGCGGAAATCGGCAGGTAGGACGACGAAAGCTGCTTGGACAGCACCATCACGTCCGGACGGATGTCGTACGTCTCGCAGCCGAACATCCGGCCGGTGCGGCCGAAGCCGCAGATGACCTCGTCGGCCACCAGCAGGATGTCGTGGCGCGCCAGCACGGCCTGGATCTTCTGCCAATAGGTGCGGGGCGGCACGAGGACGCCGCCGGCGCCCATCACCGGTTCGCCGAAGAAGGCGGCGATCGTCTCGGGCCCCTCGCGCAGGATCAGATCCTCGAGTTCCTGCGCCAGCCGGGTGGCGAAATCCTCCTCGCTTTCGCCCGGCCGGGCGTTGCGGCGGTAATGCGGCGCGGTCAGGTGCAGGAAGCCGGGCAGCGGCAGGTCGAAGGCGGTGTGGTTGGCGGGGATGCCGGTGAGGCTGCCGGCGGCGACGGTGATGCCGTGATAGGCGCGGTGGCGGCTGATGATCTTCTTGCGCCGGGTCTGGCCCAGCGCGTTGGCGCGATACCACAGCATCTTGATGACGGTGTCGTTGGCCTCGGATCCCGAATTGGTGAAGAACGCCTTGCTCATCGGCACGGGCGCCATCGTCACCAGGCGCTCCGCCAGATCGACCATCGGGCCGTGCCCCTTCTGGCCGAAGGGATGGTAGTAGGGCAGACGCGCCATCTGCCGGGTCGCGGCCTCGACCAGGCGCGGCTCGCTGAAGCCCAGCCCGACGCTCCACAGTCCGGCCATCGCCTCGATA
Proteins encoded in this region:
- a CDS encoding aminotransferase, with the translated sequence MTQDFTTTEMRDARYVMHPLTDARANLQSGSLIIDRGEGIHVYDLAGNRYIEAMAGLWSVGLGFSEPRLVEAATRQMARLPYYHPFGQKGHGPMVDLAERLVTMAPVPMSKAFFTNSGSEANDTVIKMLWYRANALGQTRRKKIISRHRAYHGITVAAGSLTGIPANHTAFDLPLPGFLHLTAPHYRRNARPGESEEDFATRLAQELEDLILREGPETIAAFFGEPVMGAGGVLVPPRTYWQKIQAVLARHDILLVADEVICGFGRTGRMFGCETYDIRPDVMVLSKQLSSSYLPISAILLNERVFEPIADQTHAIGTFGHGFTGGGHPVAAAVAIETLRIIQERGLVAHAAEVGAWMQDRLAGLAGHPLVDEVRGVGLIAAVELTPARVAGDGAWPPGALGRRAVLHLQQAGVISRAMGDALAFCPPMIIDRDGVDAIVAALRIALDACLKEMAR